Proteins encoded within one genomic window of Mycolicibacterium monacense:
- a CDS encoding bestrophin-like domain: protein MIGPDEWGCPVSLWLVSHLPSWLLLLVLITVTSGTAVAVQAIVRRRFATHLRSDEHNDVTKFAFGVIGFVFAFFIGFVVSATWGQINSADGRARAEGAAGAQLARDLQVFDEPDRDRIRQSLLAYHQAAITEWNEATEGRSLPAADDALNRVYLAYEQVEARTDAQKALLSASFSNLSDMNKARSERVLQARTDTGPPWSLWAVILLTSSLLLGCAIIYGVESAASHYTMVAILGVLVGAQLFLVLELSHPFVGEVATSSEPLKQVVRVLQSNPG from the coding sequence ATGATCGGGCCCGACGAATGGGGCTGTCCTGTGAGTTTGTGGTTGGTCAGCCACCTGCCGTCGTGGCTTCTGTTGCTCGTGCTGATAACGGTCACGAGTGGCACGGCGGTTGCCGTCCAGGCGATTGTCCGCCGCCGGTTCGCAACTCACCTCAGAAGCGACGAGCACAACGACGTGACGAAGTTCGCCTTCGGGGTCATCGGCTTCGTCTTCGCCTTCTTCATCGGATTCGTGGTGTCGGCGACCTGGGGTCAGATCAACAGCGCCGACGGCAGGGCGCGCGCCGAAGGGGCGGCAGGCGCTCAGCTCGCCAGAGACCTCCAGGTGTTCGACGAGCCTGACCGAGACCGGATCCGGCAGAGCCTGTTGGCCTACCATCAGGCCGCGATAACCGAGTGGAACGAAGCCACCGAGGGCAGGTCGTTGCCCGCGGCCGACGATGCGCTCAACCGCGTCTATCTCGCATACGAGCAGGTCGAGGCGCGCACCGATGCGCAGAAGGCGCTGCTGTCCGCCTCATTCTCCAACCTCAGCGACATGAACAAGGCTCGCTCCGAGCGTGTGCTCCAAGCCCGCACCGACACCGGTCCGCCGTGGTCGCTGTGGGCCGTCATCTTGCTCACGAGCAGTCTGCTCCTGGGCTGCGCGATCATCTACGGCGTCGAGAGTGCGGCCTCGCACTACACGATGGTTGCCATTTTGGGTGTGCTCGTCGGGGCGCAGTTGTTCTTGGTGTTGGAGCTGTCGCATCCATTCGTCGGCGAGGTCGCGACGTCCTCCGAGCCGCTGAAACAGGTGGTCCGCGTCCTTCAGTCCAATCCCGGCTAG
- a CDS encoding sensor histidine kinase, with product MPIVSLRTIVIVAALSVVVLVLTLGTWVWIGVTNEQYSQLDRQLDSVTSLGDFGTLLNAASTGDDPADPPADRTLVRTARIGGVTVSVPKDIVLPQLDIGYANTTIDGVEYRVRTFAAGPATIALGSPLSETQRRIDQLHLRVVLICGGVIAGTVVVGWVMWLIMINPFRLLAQQARAINAQSKPEEVQVGGVWEAAEIAEAVEGMLARIGEEQQRTKAALESARDFAAVASHELRTPLTAMRTNLEVLSTLDMTDEQRKEVINDVVRTQTRIEATLTALERLAQGELTTAEDHVPVDITELLDRAAHDALRSYPGLDVSLVPSAPVRILGLPAGLRLVIDNAIANAVKHGDATQIRLSAIRSGEDVEIAVDDNGSGVPEQERKLVFERFSRGSTASRSGSGLGLALVAQQAELHGGTASLETSPMGGARLLLRLPATR from the coding sequence ATGCCGATCGTGTCTCTGCGCACGATCGTGATCGTGGCTGCGCTGTCGGTCGTCGTGCTGGTACTCACACTCGGCACCTGGGTGTGGATCGGCGTGACGAACGAGCAGTACAGCCAATTGGACCGGCAACTCGACTCGGTGACCAGCCTCGGGGATTTCGGGACCTTGTTGAACGCGGCGAGCACCGGTGACGATCCGGCTGATCCGCCCGCCGACCGGACGTTGGTGCGGACGGCACGCATCGGCGGTGTGACCGTGTCGGTGCCCAAGGACATCGTGCTGCCGCAATTGGACATCGGGTACGCCAACACCACGATCGACGGAGTCGAGTACCGGGTGCGCACCTTCGCCGCGGGGCCCGCCACCATCGCGCTGGGCTCACCGCTGTCCGAGACGCAGCGCCGGATCGATCAGTTGCATCTGCGGGTCGTGCTGATCTGCGGCGGCGTCATCGCGGGCACCGTGGTCGTGGGTTGGGTGATGTGGCTGATCATGATCAACCCGTTCCGGTTGTTGGCCCAGCAGGCCCGCGCCATCAACGCACAGTCCAAACCCGAAGAGGTGCAGGTCGGCGGCGTCTGGGAGGCGGCCGAGATCGCCGAGGCGGTCGAGGGCATGCTGGCGCGCATCGGCGAGGAGCAACAGCGGACCAAGGCGGCGCTGGAGTCGGCCCGCGACTTCGCCGCGGTGGCATCCCACGAGCTGCGGACACCGTTGACGGCGATGCGCACCAACCTCGAGGTGTTGTCGACGCTCGACATGACCGACGAGCAGCGCAAAGAGGTCATCAACGACGTGGTGCGCACGCAGACCCGGATCGAGGCGACGCTGACCGCGCTCGAACGGTTGGCGCAGGGGGAACTGACCACCGCCGAGGACCACGTCCCGGTCGACATCACCGAACTGTTGGACCGTGCCGCGCACGATGCGCTGCGGAGCTACCCCGGCCTGGACGTGTCCCTGGTGCCCTCGGCGCCGGTGCGCATCCTCGGCCTGCCCGCCGGACTACGCCTGGTCATCGACAACGCCATCGCGAATGCGGTCAAGCACGGCGATGCCACGCAGATCCGATTGAGCGCGATCCGGTCCGGTGAGGACGTCGAGATAGCAGTCGACGACAACGGCAGCGGTGTGCCCGAGCAGGAGCGCAAGCTGGTCTTCGAGCGTTTCTCCCGCGGGTCGACCGCATCGCGCTCCGGTTCGGGGCTGGGTCTGGCCCTTGTCGCGCAACAGGCCGAATTGCACGGTGGGACAGCATCTTTGGAGACCAGTCCGATGGGCGGAGCGCGGCTGTTGTTGCGGCTTCCCGCGACACGTTGA
- a CDS encoding acyl-CoA thioesterase: MVARTLSDILTTLDVEQIADDEFLATQMDNAAHHIVGGHIAAQALMSASRTVPADRTPHSMHVYLLRAGDARRPVHFEITRLRDGGVLSSRRVLARQDDQVLLEALVSFTAPLDSFEHQQPIPDVPGPESLPSVQEQLSPYADEHGGHWVRPQPLDLRYVDPPARLALDRPDPSPRIRLWWRPAEPMPDDPILNSCLLTYVSGTALLETAMVVRRTTPLTSFSALIDHAVWFHRPADFSDWVLSDAVAPSGVHGRALATATMYNRTGALVCTATQEIYFGRDRR, from the coding sequence GTGGTAGCGCGGACACTCTCGGACATCCTGACGACCCTGGACGTCGAACAGATCGCGGATGATGAGTTCCTCGCGACGCAGATGGACAACGCGGCGCACCACATCGTCGGCGGGCACATCGCTGCTCAGGCGCTCATGTCGGCGAGCCGGACCGTCCCCGCCGACCGCACCCCGCACAGCATGCACGTCTATCTGTTGCGGGCCGGCGACGCGCGCCGACCGGTGCATTTCGAGATCACCCGTCTGCGCGACGGCGGCGTGCTGTCCTCGCGGCGGGTGCTGGCGCGCCAGGACGACCAGGTGCTGCTCGAAGCGCTCGTATCGTTCACCGCACCGCTGGACAGCTTCGAACACCAGCAGCCGATCCCCGACGTCCCGGGCCCGGAGTCGCTGCCGTCGGTGCAGGAACAGTTGAGCCCGTACGCGGATGAGCACGGCGGGCACTGGGTGCGCCCGCAGCCGCTGGATCTGCGATACGTCGACCCGCCGGCACGCCTGGCACTCGATCGGCCCGACCCGTCGCCGCGCATCAGGCTGTGGTGGCGTCCCGCCGAACCGATGCCCGACGACCCCATCCTCAACAGCTGCCTGTTGACGTACGTCTCGGGCACCGCGCTGCTGGAGACGGCGATGGTGGTGCGCCGGACGACGCCGCTGACGTCCTTCTCGGCACTGATCGACCACGCGGTGTGGTTCCATCGGCCGGCCGACTTCTCGGACTGGGTGCTCTCGGATGCCGTCGCTCCCAGCGGTGTCCACGGTCGCGCCCTGGCCACCGCCACGATGTACAACCGCACCGGCGCGCTCGTCTGCACCGCCACCCAGGAGATCTACTTCGGCCGCGACCGCCGCTGA
- a CDS encoding UdgX family uracil-DNA binding protein (This protein belongs to the uracil DNA glycosylase superfamily, members of which act in excision repair of DNA. However, it belongs more specifically to UdgX branch, whose founding member was found to bind uracil in DNA (where it does not belong), without cleaving it, appears to promote DNA repair by a pathway involving RecA, rather than base excision.), giving the protein MPTKVPGAEDFVPDTRDVSILADAVQACRGCELYRDATQGVFGQGSADATVMFVGEQPGDREDRAGEPFVGPAGRLLDKALVSAGIDRDGVYVTNAVKHFKFTLPERGKRRIHKTPSRTEVVACRPWLLAELDAVRPEVVVLLGATAAKALLGNDFRLTAHRGEVLALPPVTEPADLDVDPAVVATAHPSSVLRGPAENRQQAFDALVEDLRVVARLMRGDRQRRSRPK; this is encoded by the coding sequence ATGCCGACCAAGGTGCCCGGCGCAGAGGACTTCGTTCCCGACACCCGCGACGTGTCGATCCTCGCCGATGCGGTGCAGGCGTGCCGCGGGTGCGAACTCTATCGCGATGCGACGCAGGGCGTCTTCGGGCAGGGCAGTGCGGACGCGACCGTCATGTTCGTCGGCGAGCAACCCGGTGATCGGGAGGACCGCGCCGGGGAACCGTTCGTCGGCCCGGCGGGCAGACTCCTCGACAAAGCGCTCGTGTCCGCGGGTATCGACCGGGACGGGGTCTACGTCACCAACGCCGTCAAACACTTCAAATTCACACTGCCCGAACGCGGCAAGCGCCGTATCCACAAGACCCCCAGCCGTACCGAGGTCGTGGCGTGCCGGCCGTGGTTGCTCGCCGAATTGGACGCCGTGCGGCCGGAAGTCGTGGTGCTGCTCGGCGCGACAGCAGCGAAAGCTCTGCTGGGCAACGACTTTCGGTTGACCGCGCACCGCGGGGAAGTGCTGGCCCTGCCGCCTGTCACCGAGCCGGCCGATCTGGACGTCGACCCGGCAGTGGTGGCGACGGCGCATCCGTCATCGGTGCTGCGGGGACCGGCCGAGAATCGACAGCAGGCGTTCGACGCACTCGTCGAGGATCTACGCGTCGTCGCCCGGTTGATGCGCGGCGACCGTCAGCGGCGGTCGCGGCCGAAGTAG
- a CDS encoding universal stress protein has translation MSAYRTVVVGTDGSDSSLRAVDRAGQIAAGSGAKLIVTTAYFPQSEDQRAADVLKDEGYKMSGNAPIYAILREARDRAKAAGAENIEEKAVVGAPVDALVELAEEVKADLLVVGNVGLSTIAGRLLGSVPANVARRSKTDVLIVHTTP, from the coding sequence ATGAGCGCCTATCGCACCGTGGTGGTCGGCACCGACGGATCGGATTCGTCGCTGCGGGCAGTCGACCGCGCGGGCCAGATCGCTGCAGGATCGGGTGCCAAGCTCATCGTCACCACCGCCTACTTCCCGCAGAGCGAGGATCAGCGCGCCGCCGACGTCCTCAAGGACGAGGGCTACAAGATGTCGGGCAACGCCCCGATCTACGCCATCCTGCGCGAGGCCCGCGACCGCGCCAAGGCCGCCGGCGCCGAGAACATCGAGGAGAAGGCCGTCGTCGGTGCGCCGGTCGACGCCCTGGTCGAACTGGCCGAGGAAGTCAAGGCGGATCTGCTCGTGGTCGGCAACGTCGGCCTCAGCACCATCGCCGGTCGGCTGCTCGGATCGGTGCCCGCCAACGTCGCGCGGCGTTCGAAGACCGACGTCCTCATCGTGCACACCACACCCTGA
- a CDS encoding cytochrome P450 has product MTTTLHPTGIAPRENGTPPPHVPLGDIDLGTLDFWEWDDDRRDGAFATLRRESPITFFEVPEYAGFAGGRGHWALTRYDDVHHASRHPEVFSSIPTSTALNDVPAEIAEYVGSMISLDDPRHLRLRSIVNRAFTPKMLTRIEQSVRDRARRLVTGLVADHPDGHADFVQAVAGPFPLQIICDMMGIPEEDEEKVFHWTSIILGGADEEVAPDHETIVGAVLGLGEYGLALAEDRRAHPTDDVTTNLVRAEVDGERLTSAEIGSFFILLSAAGNETTRNAISHGLVALSRYPEQRQRWWDDFDTVAPTAVEEIVRWASPIIFMRRNLTEDIEMRGVRMKAGDKVSMWYNSANRDERRFDNPWLFDVTRDPNPQIGFGAGGAHFCLGANLARREIRVLYSELRRQVPDIVAVEEPAILRSAFVHGIKRLPVAWTG; this is encoded by the coding sequence ATGACGACAACACTGCATCCGACCGGTATCGCGCCGCGTGAGAACGGAACGCCGCCTCCGCACGTACCGCTCGGCGACATCGATCTGGGCACCCTCGACTTCTGGGAATGGGACGACGACCGTCGAGACGGGGCGTTCGCGACCCTGCGCAGGGAATCGCCGATCACCTTCTTCGAGGTGCCGGAGTACGCCGGGTTCGCCGGCGGGCGTGGCCATTGGGCGCTGACCAGATACGACGACGTCCACCACGCCAGCAGACATCCGGAGGTCTTCAGCTCGATCCCGACCAGCACCGCCCTCAACGATGTGCCCGCCGAGATCGCCGAATACGTCGGATCCATGATCTCGCTCGACGACCCTCGTCATCTCCGGCTGCGGTCGATCGTCAACCGCGCCTTCACTCCGAAGATGCTGACACGGATCGAGCAGAGCGTGCGCGACCGGGCACGCCGGTTGGTCACCGGTCTGGTGGCCGACCACCCCGACGGACACGCCGACTTCGTGCAGGCGGTGGCCGGACCGTTCCCGCTGCAGATCATCTGCGACATGATGGGGATTCCCGAAGAGGACGAGGAGAAGGTCTTCCACTGGACCTCGATCATCCTGGGCGGCGCCGACGAGGAGGTCGCGCCCGACCACGAGACGATCGTCGGTGCGGTGCTCGGACTCGGTGAGTACGGTCTGGCACTCGCGGAGGACCGCCGGGCCCATCCGACCGACGATGTGACCACCAACCTGGTGCGCGCCGAGGTCGACGGGGAACGGCTCACGTCCGCGGAGATCGGCTCGTTCTTCATCCTGCTGTCAGCCGCGGGCAACGAGACGACGCGCAACGCGATCAGCCACGGCCTCGTCGCGCTGAGCCGCTATCCGGAACAGCGCCAACGCTGGTGGGACGACTTCGACACCGTCGCCCCGACCGCCGTGGAGGAGATCGTGCGGTGGGCGTCGCCGATCATCTTCATGCGCCGCAACCTCACCGAGGACATCGAGATGAGGGGTGTGCGGATGAAAGCGGGGGACAAGGTGTCGATGTGGTACAACTCCGCCAACCGTGACGAGCGCAGGTTCGACAACCCCTGGCTGTTCGACGTGACGCGGGATCCCAACCCGCAGATCGGATTCGGCGCGGGTGGCGCGCACTTCTGCCTCGGCGCGAACCTCGCCCGGCGGGAGATCAGGGTGCTCTACTCGGAGTTGCGCCGTCAGGTGCCCGACATCGTGGCCGTCGAGGAGCCGGCGATCCTGCGGTCGGCGTTCGTGCACGGCATCAAACGGCTGCCCGTGGCCTGGACGGGGTGA
- a CDS encoding DUF427 domain-containing protein: MAGRPVPVTPGPGQESVWDYPRPPRFEAFRGSITVDFGGRTVASTTTAWRVLETSHPPTYYLPVDSFTPGALRPAAGSSWCEWKGQAAYYDVVVGDRVAPGAAWTYPHPTPGFEAIAGAVAVMAAPMDRCTVNGEQVVPQPGGFYGGWVTSWIVGPFKGVPGSMGW, encoded by the coding sequence GTGGCTGGTAGGCCGGTTCCGGTCACACCCGGTCCGGGTCAGGAGTCGGTGTGGGACTACCCGCGCCCACCCCGGTTCGAGGCGTTCCGCGGATCGATCACCGTGGACTTCGGCGGGCGCACCGTCGCATCGACGACCACCGCGTGGCGGGTGCTGGAGACGAGCCACCCCCCGACCTACTACCTCCCCGTGGACAGTTTCACGCCTGGCGCGCTGCGCCCCGCGGCGGGCAGTTCGTGGTGCGAGTGGAAGGGGCAGGCCGCCTACTACGACGTCGTTGTCGGCGACCGCGTCGCACCGGGCGCGGCTTGGACCTACCCGCACCCCACGCCGGGATTCGAGGCGATCGCCGGCGCCGTCGCGGTCATGGCCGCACCGATGGACCGCTGCACCGTCAACGGCGAGCAGGTGGTGCCGCAGCCCGGCGGGTTCTACGGCGGCTGGGTCACCAGCTGGATCGTCGGCCCGTTCAAGGGTGTGCCGGGCTCCATGGGGTGGTGA
- a CDS encoding MBL fold metallo-hydrolase — MTVVDDNYTGHVEPRTAARRTLPGATIVKVSVGPMDNNAYLVTCSRTGETLLIDAANDADVLLDLVRELAPTVTLILTSHQHFDHWQALEALAEATGAPTAAHELDAEPLPVTPDRYLAGGDTLRIGELTFDVIHLRGHTPGSIALALHGPAAGDAVHLFTGDCLFPGGVGKTWQEGDFEKLLTDVTTRVFDVYPDSTVVYPGHGDDTTLGAERPHLGEWRDRGW, encoded by the coding sequence ATGACAGTCGTCGACGACAACTACACCGGCCATGTCGAACCCCGGACCGCGGCCAGGCGCACTCTTCCCGGAGCGACGATCGTCAAGGTCTCCGTGGGCCCCATGGACAACAACGCGTACCTGGTGACCTGTTCCCGAACCGGCGAGACCCTACTCATCGACGCGGCCAACGATGCGGACGTCCTGCTCGACCTCGTCCGGGAACTGGCGCCGACGGTGACACTGATCCTCACCAGCCACCAGCACTTCGACCACTGGCAGGCGCTGGAGGCCCTGGCCGAGGCAACCGGGGCACCCACGGCCGCCCACGAACTCGACGCCGAACCGCTGCCGGTCACCCCGGACCGCTACCTCGCCGGTGGGGACACGCTCCGGATCGGCGAGCTCACCTTCGACGTCATCCACCTCCGCGGGCACACCCCGGGTTCGATCGCGTTGGCGCTGCACGGCCCGGCCGCCGGCGACGCGGTGCACCTGTTCACCGGCGACTGCCTGTTCCCCGGCGGAGTGGGCAAGACGTGGCAGGAGGGTGATTTCGAGAAACTGCTGACCGACGTCACCACCCGGGTGTTCGACGTGTATCCCGACTCGACCGTCGTCTACCCGGGACACGGCGACGACACCACACTGGGCGCGGAACGGCCGCACCTCGGCGAGTGGCGCGACCGTGGCTGGTAG
- the uvrA gene encoding excinuclease ABC subunit UvrA, producing the protein MADRLIVKGAREHNLRSVDLDLPRDALIVFTGLSGSGKSSLAFDTIFAEGQRRYVESLSAYARQFLGQMDKPDVDFIEGLSPAVSIDQKSTNRNPRSTVGTITEVYDYLRLLYARAGMPHCPVCGERIARQTPQQIVDQVLAMDEGLRFQVLAPVVRTRKGEFVDLFEKLNSQGYSRVRVDGVVYPLTEPPKLKKQEKHDIEVVVDRLTVKATAKQRLTDSVETALTLADGIVVLEFVDREDDHPHREQRFSEKLACPNGHPLAVDDLEPRSFSFNSPYGACPECAGLGVRKEVDPELVIPDPDLTLAEGAIAPWSMGQTAEYFTRMLTGLGESMGFDVDTPWKKLPAKVRRAILEGCDEQVHVKYRNRYGRTRSYYADFEGVMAFLQRRMEQTDSEQMKERYEGFMRDVPCPECDGTRLKPEILAVTLAAGDHGAKSIAEVAELSIADCADFLNALTLGAREQAIAGQVLKEIQSRLGFLLDVGLDYLSLSRAAATLSGGEAQRIRLATQIGSGLVGVLYVLDEPSIGLHQRDNRRLIDTLVRLRELGNTLIVVEHDLDTIAHADWVVDIGPAAGEHGGRIVHSGTYQDLLRNPESLTGAYLSGRESIEVPAIRRPVDRKRQLTVIGAREHNLKDVDVAFPLGVLTSVTGVSGSGKSTLVNDILASVLANKLNGARQVPGRHTRINGLDQLDKLVRVDQSPIGRTPRSNPATYTGVFDKIRSLFAATTEAKVRGYQPGRFSFNVKGGRCEACSGDGTIKIEMNFLPDVYVPCEVCHGARYNRETLEVHYKGKTIAEVLDLSIEDAAEFFEPISSIHRYLKTLVDVGLGYVRLGQPAPTLSGGEAQRVKLAAELQKRSTGRTVYILDEPTTGLHFEDIRKLLKVINGLVDKGNTVIVIEHNLDVIKTSDWIIDMGPEGGAGGGTVVAQGTPEDVAANTDSYTGHFLAEMLDVPAPTPKRRKVSA; encoded by the coding sequence TTGGCTGACCGCCTGATCGTCAAGGGTGCGCGCGAGCACAACCTGCGAAGCGTCGACCTTGACCTACCGCGTGACGCCTTGATCGTGTTCACCGGCCTGTCCGGTTCGGGCAAGTCGTCGCTCGCGTTCGACACGATCTTCGCCGAGGGGCAGCGCCGCTACGTCGAATCGCTCTCGGCGTACGCCCGGCAGTTCCTCGGGCAGATGGACAAACCCGACGTCGACTTCATCGAGGGTCTGTCGCCCGCGGTGTCCATCGACCAGAAGTCGACCAACCGCAACCCGCGGTCGACGGTCGGCACCATCACCGAGGTCTACGACTACCTGCGCCTTCTGTACGCGCGGGCCGGCATGCCGCACTGCCCGGTGTGTGGTGAGCGGATCGCACGGCAGACCCCTCAGCAGATCGTCGACCAGGTCCTGGCCATGGACGAAGGGCTGCGTTTCCAGGTGCTCGCACCGGTCGTCCGCACCCGCAAGGGTGAGTTCGTCGACCTGTTCGAGAAGCTCAACTCCCAGGGTTACAGCCGCGTGCGCGTCGACGGGGTGGTCTATCCGCTGACCGAACCGCCCAAGCTCAAGAAGCAGGAGAAGCACGACATCGAGGTGGTGGTCGACCGGCTCACGGTGAAGGCCACCGCCAAACAGCGGCTGACCGATTCGGTGGAGACGGCTCTGACGCTGGCCGACGGCATCGTGGTGCTCGAGTTCGTCGACCGTGAGGACGACCATCCGCACCGTGAGCAGCGGTTCTCCGAGAAACTGGCGTGTCCCAACGGCCACCCCCTGGCCGTCGACGATCTCGAACCGCGGTCCTTCTCGTTCAACTCGCCCTACGGCGCCTGTCCGGAGTGCGCCGGGCTCGGCGTCCGCAAGGAGGTCGACCCCGAACTCGTCATCCCCGACCCGGATCTGACGCTGGCCGAGGGCGCCATCGCCCCGTGGTCGATGGGCCAGACCGCGGAGTACTTCACCCGCATGCTGACCGGCCTGGGTGAGTCGATGGGCTTCGACGTCGACACACCGTGGAAGAAGCTGCCCGCCAAGGTGCGTCGCGCGATCCTCGAGGGCTGCGACGAGCAGGTGCACGTCAAGTACCGCAATCGGTACGGCCGCACCCGCTCGTACTACGCCGACTTCGAGGGCGTCATGGCGTTCCTGCAGCGCCGCATGGAGCAGACCGACTCCGAGCAGATGAAGGAGCGCTACGAGGGCTTCATGCGCGACGTGCCGTGCCCGGAGTGCGACGGCACCCGCCTCAAGCCCGAGATCCTCGCGGTCACGCTGGCCGCGGGCGACCACGGCGCGAAGTCGATCGCCGAGGTCGCGGAGCTGTCGATCGCCGACTGCGCCGACTTCCTCAACGCGCTCACCCTCGGCGCGCGCGAACAGGCCATCGCCGGTCAGGTCCTCAAGGAGATCCAGTCCCGGCTGGGCTTCCTGCTCGACGTCGGGCTGGACTACCTGTCGCTCTCGCGCGCTGCGGCCACGCTGTCCGGCGGCGAGGCGCAGCGGATCCGGCTCGCCACGCAGATCGGTTCGGGTCTGGTGGGCGTGCTCTACGTCCTCGACGAGCCGTCTATCGGTCTGCACCAGCGCGACAACCGCCGCCTGATCGACACCCTGGTCCGGCTGCGGGAACTGGGCAACACGCTCATCGTGGTCGAACACGACCTCGACACCATCGCCCACGCCGACTGGGTGGTCGACATCGGCCCGGCCGCCGGTGAGCACGGCGGGCGGATCGTGCACAGCGGCACCTACCAGGATCTGCTGCGCAATCCGGAGTCGCTGACCGGCGCGTACCTCTCCGGTCGCGAGAGCATCGAGGTGCCTGCGATCCGGCGTCCCGTCGACCGCAAACGACAACTCACCGTCATCGGCGCGCGTGAGCACAACCTCAAGGACGTCGACGTCGCATTCCCCCTCGGGGTGCTCACGTCGGTCACCGGGGTGTCGGGCTCGGGTAAGTCGACGCTGGTCAACGACATCCTGGCGTCCGTGCTGGCCAACAAACTCAACGGCGCCCGGCAGGTGCCCGGCCGCCACACCCGCATCAACGGCCTCGACCAACTCGACAAGCTCGTGCGGGTGGACCAGTCGCCGATCGGGCGGACCCCACGGTCGAACCCCGCGACCTACACCGGTGTATTCGACAAGATCCGGTCGCTGTTCGCGGCGACGACGGAGGCCAAGGTCCGCGGATACCAGCCGGGACGTTTCTCGTTCAACGTCAAGGGCGGCCGCTGCGAGGCCTGTTCGGGCGACGGCACCATCAAGATCGAGATGAACTTCCTGCCGGACGTGTACGTCCCGTGCGAGGTGTGCCACGGTGCCCGCTACAACCGCGAGACGCTCGAGGTGCACTACAAGGGCAAGACCATCGCCGAGGTGCTCGACCTGTCGATCGAGGACGCTGCGGAGTTCTTCGAACCGATCAGCTCGATCCACCGCTACCTCAAGACGCTGGTCGACGTCGGCCTGGGCTACGTGCGGCTGGGCCAGCCCGCACCGACGCTGTCCGGGGGTGAGGCCCAGCGCGTGAAACTGGCCGCCGAGCTGCAGAAGCGGTCGACCGGCCGCACGGTCTACATCCTCGACGAGCCGACCACCGGCCTGCACTTCGAGGACATCCGCAAGCTGCTCAAGGTCATCAACGGTCTGGTCGACAAGGGCAACACGGTGATCGTCATCGAGCACAACCTCGACGTGATCAAGACCTCCGACTGGATCATCGACATGGGTCCCGAAGGCGGCGCCGGCGGCGGCACCGTGGTCGCGCAGGGCACCCCCGAGGACGTCGCGGCCAACACCGACAGCTACACCGGCCACTTCCTCGCCGAGATGCTCGACGTACCCGCGCCGACCCCGAAGCGGCGCAAGGTCAGCGCGTGA